A stretch of bacterium DNA encodes these proteins:
- a CDS encoding methyltransferase domain-containing protein → MPFRPLPKIFTDHLATLDPRRDPVVELGSGDGAFAALLEPYGVRPFGLDRGAPWSGTCDIVGDARRAPLRPGTLAVVAAPNLVRHLVPRRGLGPWVAEWRRLLKPGGRLYVFEDAPDVRVPAQRHFRDVQDFLAQLAPTARGPLLGRERFLDLTAAAVPRQAWQTGYCPNEATIDAGEVMRMLGSGRGGAGGPVAALIRGIGRDGIAPGRCWWAMCEAEEQG, encoded by the coding sequence ATGCCGTTCCGACCTCTCCCAAAGATCTTCACTGACCATCTGGCGACCCTCGATCCCCGGCGGGATCCGGTCGTCGAACTCGGCAGCGGTGACGGGGCCTTCGCGGCCCTGCTGGAGCCGTACGGGGTGCGTCCGTTCGGGCTCGACCGGGGCGCGCCGTGGTCCGGCACCTGCGACATCGTGGGCGACGCCCGCCGGGCGCCCCTGCGGCCCGGCACTCTGGCCGTGGTCGCGGCTCCGAATCTCGTGCGCCACCTCGTGCCCCGGCGGGGCCTGGGCCCATGGGTCGCCGAGTGGCGACGCTTGCTGAAGCCGGGCGGCCGCCTTTACGTGTTCGAGGACGCCCCCGATGTGCGGGTGCCGGCCCAACGCCATTTCCGCGACGTGCAGGATTTCCTCGCCCAGCTGGCGCCGACCGCGCGCGGTCCGCTGCTGGGGCGGGAGCGCTTCCTGGACCTGACGGCGGCCGCGGTGCCCCGGCAGGCCTGGCAGACCGGCTACTGCCCGAACGAAGCGACCATCGATGCAGGCGAAGTGATGCGGATGCTCGGGTCGGGCCGGGGGGGAGCCGGCGGACCGGTGGCGGCGCTGATCCGGGGCATCGGGCGCGACGGCATCGCGCCGGGACGCTGCTGGTGGGCCATGTGCGAAGCGGAGGAGCAGGGATGA
- a CDS encoding sugar kinase encodes MTGTRPRILVFGYNAWDVTLPVARWPEPDTKCEVAVIREGGGGPGATAAVALARLGCEVRLVTTFGDDRAAAAQRSELEAAGVDLGACRTAAGHASPRAVILVDPARERRTIFWSRGDLPAWPADAVDPAWLEGVDLLYCDGHDAPAAAVLAGAARARGLGVVVDAGSVRTGTADLVAAATDVIGAAGFAAALTGVPDRAAGLGALRERGPERVGETCGADGVVALDAAGPLEIPAFLVPVVDTTGAGDAFHAGYAWARVRGESFRDALEAGAAVAALKCRDWGGRAALPTATEVAGLRENGVRRPGPCREP; translated from the coding sequence ATGACGGGGACGCGCCCCAGGATTCTCGTGTTCGGCTACAACGCGTGGGATGTGACGCTGCCGGTGGCGCGGTGGCCGGAGCCCGACACCAAGTGCGAGGTCGCGGTCATCCGGGAAGGCGGCGGCGGCCCGGGCGCGACGGCCGCGGTGGCCCTCGCGCGACTCGGGTGCGAGGTGCGCCTGGTGACCACGTTCGGCGACGACCGGGCCGCGGCCGCCCAGCGGTCCGAACTGGAGGCCGCGGGCGTCGACCTGGGGGCGTGCCGCACCGCCGCGGGCCACGCCTCGCCACGGGCGGTGATCCTGGTCGATCCCGCGCGCGAGCGGCGGACCATCTTCTGGTCCCGGGGGGACCTGCCGGCCTGGCCGGCGGACGCCGTCGATCCGGCCTGGCTCGAGGGGGTCGATCTGCTCTACTGCGACGGACACGACGCCCCGGCTGCCGCCGTTCTCGCCGGGGCCGCCCGGGCGCGGGGCCTGGGCGTGGTCGTGGACGCGGGCTCGGTCCGCACGGGCACCGCCGACCTGGTGGCCGCAGCGACAGACGTCATCGGCGCCGCGGGCTTCGCGGCGGCCCTGACGGGCGTCCCGGATCGCGCCGCGGGCCTGGGGGCCCTGCGGGAGCGCGGCCCCGAACGGGTCGGTGAGACGTGCGGCGCGGACGGCGTCGTTGCGCTGGACGCGGCCGGCCCGCTGGAGATCCCGGCCTTCCTCGTCCCGGTCGTGGACACGACCGGCGCCGGCGACGCCTTCCACGCCGGCTACGCGTGGGCGCGGGTCCGGGGCGAGTCGTTCCGGGACGCCCTCGAGGCCGGCGCGGCGGTGGCCGCCCTCAAGTGCCGCGACTGGGGCGGGCGCGCGGCCCTGCCCACCGCGACCGAAGTGGCCGGTCTGCGGGAGAATGGGGTTCGGCGCCCGGGGCCGTGTCGGGAGCCCTGA
- a CDS encoding glycosyltransferase family 4 protein: MSPRPHIVLDALQVTPRPAGVAQAILEYLAEMSREPRGFDFTVLVTHPDEFAFLGGRPHWRLLACPGAEGSVARKAVFTQRGLPRLLTKLRADLLHSMQFITPLRSPCPTVATVHDMVWRLHPETIEQPRRAYYRFLVPRSLKAARAILTNSEATARDVRRCLPGVAGRVTVTPFGTPTWLTREGPTRRETAEGAGPFFLFVGTLEPRKNLPNLLAAYARFLDELASQGVAPAERPRLVLVGAKGWKMTGLRRLLTDFAHPDHLVWRDYVPASELACLYREALALVFPSLYEGFGFPVLEAMSVGLPVITARRGAMSEVAGDAALLVDPLDQGQLARSLHRLRSEPALRDALARGGPVQAARWNWGTTVAATLPIYRRLTGVAGPPGAANK, from the coding sequence GTGAGTCCGCGCCCGCACATCGTCCTGGATGCCCTGCAGGTGACGCCGCGTCCGGCCGGCGTCGCCCAGGCCATCCTCGAGTACCTGGCCGAGATGAGTCGCGAACCGCGTGGCTTCGATTTCACGGTCCTGGTGACCCACCCCGACGAGTTCGCGTTCCTCGGCGGGCGGCCCCACTGGCGGCTGCTGGCCTGTCCGGGGGCCGAGGGCAGCGTGGCCCGCAAGGCGGTGTTCACCCAGCGCGGACTGCCGCGCCTGCTGACGAAGTTGCGGGCCGACCTGCTGCACAGCATGCAGTTCATCACCCCCCTGCGGTCGCCGTGCCCGACCGTGGCCACCGTCCACGACATGGTGTGGCGCCTGCACCCCGAGACCATCGAGCAGCCGCGCCGGGCCTACTACCGCTTCCTGGTGCCCCGCTCGCTGAAGGCCGCCCGGGCCATCCTGACCAACAGCGAGGCCACGGCCCGCGACGTGCGCCGCTGCCTGCCGGGGGTCGCGGGACGCGTCACCGTGACGCCTTTCGGTACACCCACCTGGTTGACACGGGAAGGCCCGACGCGGCGGGAGACGGCCGAGGGAGCCGGTCCCTTCTTCCTGTTCGTGGGGACCCTGGAGCCCCGCAAGAACCTGCCCAACCTGCTGGCCGCCTACGCCCGCTTCCTGGACGAACTGGCGAGCCAGGGGGTGGCCCCGGCCGAGCGGCCGCGGCTGGTCCTGGTCGGCGCCAAGGGGTGGAAAATGACCGGGTTGCGGCGGCTGCTGACCGACTTCGCCCACCCGGACCATCTGGTCTGGCGGGACTACGTGCCGGCCTCCGAACTGGCCTGCCTGTACCGGGAGGCCCTGGCGCTGGTCTTCCCGTCCCTGTACGAGGGATTCGGTTTCCCGGTGCTGGAGGCCATGTCGGTGGGATTGCCCGTGATCACGGCCAGGCGCGGGGCCATGTCCGAGGTGGCGGGGGACGCCGCGCTGCTCGTCGACCCCCTGGATCAGGGGCAGTTGGCGCGCTCCTTGCACAGGTTGCGCTCCGAACCCGCTCTCCGGGACGCCCTCGCGCGGGGCGGACCGGTCCAGGCGGCACGCTGGAACTGGGGGACCACGGTCGCCGCGACCCTGCCGATCTACCGGCGCCTGACGGGCGTCGCCGGGCCTCCCGGCGCGGCAAATAAATGA
- a CDS encoding VCBS repeat-containing protein, with protein MSGIEFRPIRPLLPLLLVLGAILVAGGAFAADSRVVYEGGHAPADFSWEKAPDGSLRPVLAGARTLAQPGLPELPARELLFLIPLDQDVTDVVIEPLAVRREALAAPLARAGDLATSDETLVKSRLLEEVDGAFPAAWGRFGGTHVWRGYRLLAVTVYPVRQVAGNDGVALEYLDEFAVRARFTAATDLDGVVQRQRRVAGEAADTARILTRLVANPETVAGYRREHGQVVVEKSGGFQPSRTPSMTGSGVDYLIITSETLKPTFQILADFKTSQGIPTVVVSREEIAAGNRNGADIQETMRMFIRDSYMLWGVQNVLLGGDSDVLPPRYINNTFYPTVGYTSIPCDLYFACLDGNWNADGDSEFGEPENLPSVVGDLVDFAEEVYIGRAPVTTVDQAVNFVNKTINYERTAAGAQWTNRALFAAEVLFPEDFHIQQYIILDGARFSDQQVNDFIVPCTDMEYLRMYETDWENPRDLPLTRATLTDTLNTGHYGIFNQIGHGYYFNMSVGDGNFLTTDADNLVNGDHTFVLYALNCASAAFDNSCLMERFIQNPFGGSVISIGSVRAAFPNNANNYQQNFFNELYCGTERRAGALLAMSRLPYIGLTDDNYVDRWTFENYTLLGDPTIALWSGSPRSVALGGTAAVNPGPQTVVYTVTDTGLPVEGARVCVRKGDEDYAVGTTDAAGIVSLDILPVSPGNLDVTITGRNVELTELTVPVVASASYLALSSMGVADDGSGGSAGNANGAVEAGETLALSAVFQETGGSPETGLNAVLTCDHPSVAILSGSVAVGSVTAGGSQAAAAPFVVQLGGDIVDGARLGFDIELTGASGTYQTRWEVVCRNVEPEVVSLDWDDSVFGNGDGFLADGERLVIDVDLKNFGGALLDFVDARLRTSSINVVIYDSVATWSNLALMEEAPASAFFSLSVTQFSKAAPMWLLLTDNHGRTVRHDFSLPRPAAPLQIYTDTSLGADVIALAWTPSTSADIYGYNVYRSEFAGGPFVRVNEDVIAGTSYFRDEGLSLLTRYYYQVAAVDSSRVPSVPSAVIAQSTAPAEAEGFPVQFSDETSSHLAVGDVDGDGDKEIILATSQVYIWHHDGLELLDGDSDSQTLGPFTDFAAGTLLNPAGIALANLDGVPGMEIIVSERDPLEQIHVFRKDGTELPGWPRSMTGVPGSKWNWATPAVGDIDGDGEDEIVVNTLNGRVWAWNADGTEVNDGDANPATIGVLYVRAGADFEWSRSGPALCDLDGDSAMDIVFGTKNDSTGLRRIMAIHWDGSDVAGFPYVAQGPINGDPAIGDIDGDGDWEIVAYDRFGRVYVVHHDGTDYPGFPKATGVTASDAWVGCPALGDMDGDGMLEIVYTPNQTGLSSKLIIMDTDYAGGTSGSYLSGFPVDLPGSSEGSPILADIDGDASPDILHGIGGGDESAPYNLYAYHADGTLIDGFPITLTGPLMPSVTVTDIDNDLDVDIVYGGWDFLTHVWDMPFAYDRSNTPWPTFGAGAKRDRVHFPIALVGVEEDQVPAKGFTFSRPYPNPFNPSTRVRLYIPAGDHLELGVYDVAGRLVRTLHTGSIGAGWHTLVWDGRDDRGRGQASGVYFMRARSGDKSAIQKMTLVK; from the coding sequence ATGTCTGGAATCGAATTTCGCCCCATTCGCCCCCTGCTGCCTCTGCTCCTTGTCCTCGGCGCGATCCTGGTCGCCGGCGGCGCGTTCGCGGCCGACTCGCGGGTCGTCTACGAAGGCGGTCACGCCCCGGCCGACTTCAGTTGGGAGAAGGCGCCCGATGGTTCCCTGCGCCCGGTCCTCGCGGGCGCCCGCACTCTGGCCCAACCGGGCCTGCCGGAGCTCCCGGCCCGCGAACTGCTGTTCCTGATCCCCCTCGACCAGGACGTCACCGATGTCGTCATCGAACCTCTGGCCGTGCGGCGGGAAGCCCTCGCGGCGCCCCTGGCCCGGGCCGGCGACCTGGCGACCAGCGACGAGACCCTCGTCAAGTCGCGTCTGCTCGAGGAAGTCGACGGGGCCTTCCCCGCCGCCTGGGGGCGCTTCGGCGGCACCCACGTGTGGCGCGGCTATCGCCTGCTCGCCGTCACGGTGTATCCCGTGCGCCAGGTCGCCGGGAACGACGGCGTCGCCCTCGAGTACCTCGACGAGTTCGCCGTGCGGGCCCGCTTCACGGCCGCGACCGATCTGGACGGCGTCGTCCAGCGGCAGCGCCGCGTGGCCGGCGAGGCGGCCGATACCGCGCGGATCCTGACGCGCCTGGTCGCCAACCCCGAGACGGTCGCCGGCTATCGGCGCGAGCACGGGCAGGTCGTGGTCGAGAAGTCGGGCGGCTTCCAGCCCTCGCGCACGCCGAGCATGACCGGCTCCGGTGTCGACTACCTGATCATCACTTCCGAGACCCTGAAGCCCACGTTCCAGATCCTGGCGGATTTCAAGACGTCCCAGGGCATTCCGACGGTCGTCGTCAGCCGCGAGGAGATCGCGGCGGGCAACCGCAACGGGGCCGACATCCAGGAGACCATGCGGATGTTCATCCGCGACTCGTACATGCTGTGGGGCGTGCAGAACGTGCTGCTCGGCGGCGACAGCGACGTCCTGCCGCCGCGCTACATCAACAACACCTTCTACCCGACGGTGGGCTACACCTCGATTCCCTGCGACCTGTACTTCGCCTGCCTCGACGGCAACTGGAACGCCGACGGCGACTCCGAGTTCGGCGAGCCCGAGAACCTGCCCTCGGTGGTGGGCGACCTCGTGGACTTCGCCGAGGAGGTCTACATCGGCCGGGCGCCCGTGACCACGGTCGACCAGGCCGTCAACTTCGTGAACAAGACCATCAACTACGAGCGGACGGCGGCCGGGGCCCAGTGGACGAACCGCGCGCTCTTCGCCGCCGAGGTCCTCTTCCCCGAGGACTTCCACATCCAGCAGTACATCATCCTCGACGGAGCGCGCTTCTCCGACCAGCAGGTGAACGACTTCATCGTCCCTTGCACGGACATGGAATACCTGCGGATGTACGAGACCGACTGGGAGAACCCGCGGGATCTGCCCCTGACGCGGGCGACCCTGACGGACACGCTCAACACGGGCCACTACGGCATCTTCAACCAGATCGGCCACGGCTACTACTTCAACATGTCGGTGGGCGACGGGAACTTCCTGACCACCGACGCCGACAACCTCGTCAACGGCGACCACACGTTCGTGCTCTACGCCCTGAACTGCGCGTCGGCGGCCTTCGACAACTCGTGCCTCATGGAGCGCTTCATCCAGAATCCCTTCGGCGGTTCGGTGATCTCCATCGGTTCGGTGCGGGCCGCGTTCCCCAACAACGCGAACAACTACCAGCAGAACTTCTTCAACGAGCTCTACTGCGGCACCGAGCGGCGCGCCGGCGCCCTGCTGGCCATGAGCCGGTTGCCCTACATCGGCCTGACGGACGACAACTACGTCGACCGCTGGACCTTCGAGAACTACACCCTGCTCGGTGATCCGACCATCGCGCTGTGGTCCGGCTCGCCGCGCAGCGTCGCGCTCGGCGGGACCGCCGCCGTCAACCCGGGGCCCCAGACCGTGGTGTACACCGTCACCGACACCGGCCTGCCGGTGGAGGGCGCGCGGGTTTGCGTCCGCAAGGGCGACGAGGACTACGCGGTGGGGACCACCGACGCCGCCGGCATCGTGAGCCTCGACATCCTGCCCGTCAGCCCGGGCAACCTGGACGTGACCATCACCGGTCGCAATGTCGAGTTGACCGAGCTGACCGTGCCGGTCGTGGCGAGCGCGAGCTACCTGGCCCTGTCCAGCATGGGCGTGGCCGACGACGGCTCGGGCGGGAGCGCCGGCAACGCCAACGGTGCCGTCGAGGCCGGCGAGACGCTGGCCCTGAGCGCGGTCTTCCAGGAAACCGGCGGCTCGCCCGAGACGGGCCTGAACGCCGTGCTCACCTGCGACCACCCGAGCGTCGCGATCCTGAGCGGCAGCGTTGCCGTGGGCAGCGTGACGGCCGGCGGCAGCCAGGCCGCCGCGGCGCCCTTCGTCGTCCAGCTCGGCGGCGACATCGTCGACGGCGCGCGGTTGGGCTTCGACATCGAATTGACGGGCGCCAGTGGCACCTATCAGACCCGCTGGGAGGTCGTGTGCCGGAACGTCGAGCCCGAGGTCGTCTCCCTCGACTGGGACGACTCGGTGTTCGGCAACGGCGACGGCTTCCTCGCCGACGGCGAGCGGCTGGTCATCGACGTCGACCTGAAGAACTTCGGCGGCGCGCTGCTCGATTTCGTCGACGCGCGCCTGCGCACCTCGAGCATCAACGTGGTGATCTACGACAGCGTCGCGACCTGGAGCAACCTGGCCCTGATGGAGGAGGCGCCGGCGAGCGCGTTCTTCTCCCTGAGCGTCACGCAGTTCAGCAAGGCGGCGCCCATGTGGCTGCTGCTGACCGACAACCACGGCCGCACCGTGCGGCACGATTTCAGCCTGCCGCGTCCGGCGGCGCCGCTGCAGATCTACACCGACACGAGCCTCGGCGCCGACGTGATCGCCCTGGCGTGGACCCCCTCGACGAGTGCGGACATCTACGGCTACAACGTGTACCGGAGCGAGTTCGCCGGCGGCCCGTTCGTGCGGGTCAACGAGGACGTCATCGCCGGAACGTCGTACTTCCGCGACGAGGGCCTCTCCCTGCTGACCCGGTACTACTACCAGGTCGCGGCGGTCGATTCCTCGCGCGTGCCGTCGGTGCCGTCGGCGGTCATCGCCCAGTCCACGGCCCCGGCCGAAGCCGAAGGCTTCCCGGTCCAGTTCAGCGACGAGACCAGCAGCCACCTGGCGGTGGGCGACGTGGACGGCGACGGGGACAAGGAGATCATCCTGGCCACCTCCCAGGTCTACATCTGGCACCACGACGGCCTCGAGCTCCTCGACGGCGACAGCGACAGCCAGACGCTCGGGCCCTTCACCGATTTCGCCGCGGGGACGCTGCTGAACCCGGCCGGCATCGCGCTGGCGAATCTCGACGGGGTGCCCGGGATGGAGATCATCGTCTCCGAGCGCGATCCGTTGGAGCAGATCCATGTTTTCCGCAAGGACGGAACCGAGCTTCCGGGATGGCCCCGTTCCATGACCGGCGTGCCGGGTTCGAAATGGAACTGGGCGACGCCCGCCGTAGGCGACATCGACGGTGACGGCGAAGATGAGATCGTCGTCAACACCTTGAACGGCCGCGTCTGGGCCTGGAACGCCGACGGTACGGAAGTGAACGACGGCGATGCGAATCCGGCGACGATCGGCGTGCTCTACGTGCGCGCGGGCGCCGACTTCGAATGGAGCCGCAGTGGCCCGGCCCTTTGCGACCTCGATGGTGATAGCGCCATGGACATCGTCTTCGGCACCAAGAACGACTCCACGGGTTTGCGGCGGATCATGGCCATCCACTGGGACGGGAGCGATGTGGCTGGCTTCCCGTACGTGGCGCAGGGGCCGATCAATGGGGACCCGGCCATTGGAGATATCGACGGAGACGGGGATTGGGAGATCGTGGCCTATGACAGGTTCGGAAGGGTCTATGTCGTTCACCACGACGGCACGGACTACCCGGGCTTCCCTAAGGCCACCGGGGTCACCGCAAGCGACGCCTGGGTCGGCTGTCCGGCCCTGGGTGACATGGACGGTGACGGCATGCTGGAGATCGTCTACACGCCGAACCAGACCGGCCTGTCCAGCAAACTCATCATTATGGACACCGACTATGCTGGCGGCACCTCGGGCAGCTACCTGTCCGGCTTCCCGGTCGATCTGCCGGGCAGCTCGGAAGGCAGCCCGATCCTGGCCGACATCGACGGCGACGCCTCGCCGGACATCCTCCACGGCATCGGCGGCGGCGACGAGAGCGCGCCGTACAACCTCTATGCCTACCACGCCGACGGCACGCTGATCGACGGCTTCCCGATCACGCTGACCGGCCCCCTGATGCCGTCGGTGACCGTGACCGACATCGACAACGACCTCGACGTGGACATCGTCTACGGCGGCTGGGACTTCCTGACCCACGTGTGGGACATGCCCTTCGCCTACGACCGGTCCAACACGCCGTGGCCGACCTTCGGCGCCGGCGCCAAGCGGGATCGCGTGCACTTCCCGATCGCGCTGGTGGGGGTGGAGGAGGACCAGGTGCCGGCGAAGGGCTTCACCTTCTCGCGGCCCTACCCCAACCCGTTCAATCCGTCGACGCGGGTCCGGCTGTACATCCCGGCGGGGGATCACCTGGAACTGGGCGTGTACGACGTGGCGGGCCGCCTGGTCCGGACGCTGCACACCGGGTCCATCGGGGCGGGCTGGCACACCCTCGTCTGGGACGGTCGCGACGACCGGGGACGGGGGCAGGCCAGCGGCGTCTACTTCATGCGGGCGCGCAGCGGCGACAAGTCGGCGATCCAGAAGATGACCCTCGTCAAGTAG
- a CDS encoding undecaprenyl/decaprenyl-phosphate alpha-N-acetylglucosaminyl 1-phosphate transferase — MDLGIVAFLGFAAAFLMSWLVQPHFRNLGFLTEIVDHPGYRRPHREPVPRTGGMAIFISFFCALFFLENVILNTRLPWSWLGILIGSGLAILALGVGDDRFGIHAEKKLYGQLVVIVALMLLGQRMDTITLPGIGTFGLGGWAWPFTLFWYLGFINSMNLIDGLDGLASGISILGSAALLVISMAVGQMFSTLFAATLCGATVAFFYWNMSKRKIFLGDSGSMWMGLALAVLFLNLNRQAPIALPIMLAPMIVPIWDTGTTILRRYRRRTSIFQADDFHLHHRLLRLGFTPAGAVVTLLLITAGTTLFALSDFLELAWLGLPAMGVWMWAAQLGALRHLQNRRHGLDLFTELTYALGFDDRLDRLEGQVEGSVAEIIDLQSERQRVAAAQRERLEGTSGTSSPAADAPAKGGSDAVPTSPKDLH; from the coding sequence GTGGACCTGGGCATTGTGGCATTTCTGGGCTTCGCCGCGGCATTCCTCATGTCGTGGCTGGTGCAGCCCCACTTCCGGAACCTGGGCTTCCTGACCGAGATCGTCGACCACCCGGGCTACCGGCGGCCCCACCGGGAGCCGGTGCCGCGCACCGGCGGCATGGCCATCTTCATCAGCTTCTTCTGCGCCCTTTTCTTCCTCGAGAACGTCATCCTGAACACGCGCCTGCCCTGGTCCTGGCTGGGCATCCTCATCGGCTCCGGACTGGCCATCCTGGCCCTCGGCGTCGGCGACGACCGCTTCGGCATCCACGCCGAAAAGAAGCTCTACGGCCAGCTCGTCGTCATCGTGGCCCTGATGCTCCTGGGCCAGCGCATGGACACGATCACCCTGCCCGGCATCGGCACGTTCGGTCTGGGCGGCTGGGCCTGGCCCTTCACGCTCTTCTGGTACCTCGGGTTCATCAACTCCATGAACCTGATCGACGGCCTCGACGGTCTGGCCAGCGGCATCAGCATCCTGGGCAGCGCGGCCCTGCTGGTGATCTCGATGGCCGTGGGCCAGATGTTCTCGACCCTCTTCGCCGCCACCCTCTGCGGCGCGACCGTGGCCTTCTTCTACTGGAACATGAGCAAGCGGAAGATCTTCCTCGGCGACTCGGGCAGCATGTGGATGGGGCTGGCCCTGGCGGTCCTCTTCCTGAACCTGAACCGACAGGCTCCCATCGCCCTGCCCATCATGCTGGCACCGATGATCGTGCCCATCTGGGACACGGGCACCACGATCCTGCGCCGCTACCGCCGGCGCACCTCGATCTTCCAGGCCGACGACTTCCACCTGCACCATCGGCTGCTGCGCCTGGGCTTCACGCCGGCGGGCGCCGTGGTGACGCTGCTGCTGATCACCGCCGGGACCACGCTCTTCGCCCTGAGCGATTTCCTCGAACTGGCCTGGCTGGGCCTGCCGGCCATGGGCGTGTGGATGTGGGCGGCCCAGCTCGGGGCCCTGCGCCACCTCCAGAACCGTCGCCATGGCCTCGACCTCTTTACCGAGCTGACCTACGCCCTCGGTTTCGACGACCGCCTCGATCGCCTCGAAGGGCAGGTCGAAGGCAGCGTGGCCGAGATCATCGACCTCCAGAGCGAACGGCAGCGGGTGGCCGCGGCGCAGCGCGAACGGCTGGAAGGCACCTCCGGCACGAGCAGCCCGGCCGCGGACGCGCCGGCCAAGGGCGGTTCCGATGCCGTTCCGACCTCTCCCAAAGATCTTCACTGA
- a CDS encoding histidine triad nucleotide-binding protein, protein MSSCLFCDIAAGAIPCDRIHADDHLVAFRDIAPQAPTHILIIPRRHIASMAHFDGTEQDLAGAMLVLAAQIAAAEGLAEDGYRCVINCGDNGGQTVGHLHLHLLGGRSLSWPPG, encoded by the coding sequence ATGAGCTCCTGCCTCTTCTGCGACATCGCCGCCGGCGCGATTCCCTGCGACCGGATTCACGCCGACGACCATCTGGTCGCTTTCCGGGACATCGCACCCCAGGCGCCGACCCACATCCTGATCATCCCGCGCCGTCACATCGCCAGCATGGCCCACTTCGACGGGACCGAGCAGGATCTCGCCGGCGCCATGCTGGTGCTGGCCGCGCAGATCGCCGCGGCCGAAGGCCTCGCCGAGGATGGGTATCGGTGCGTGATCAACTGCGGCGACAACGGCGGCCAGACGGTCGGGCACCTGCACCTGCATCTGCTCGGCGGCCGGTCCCTCTCGTGGCCTCCCGGCTGA
- a CDS encoding carboxypeptidase regulatory-like domain-containing protein, whose amino-acid sequence MQDAQISFTPAQQGQQIALGEQMTFAVVLSEADTAAVNWERGGFTVGQALSYDYVPDHLGLDTLRVFARAGDVARNYYWVITVGPGSTTLPPPVTGISAEAGPEAGEVLVSWARVTPTTYPIDEYVVAVSFDGPISAANWDAATELGRVPYRAGAVRPQDVYGAADGMIPGAAVWFAVRAVDTLDQLSPIVGNGYTVVTTGWWLSGTVLDDTDAELPGIVVSLVDPVRSTNTDLNGRFRIGPLRSIDRVVLRTTSSSENGFGWYDYTSAELDSVSGRDLVVRLIKRHELDDACNGYSQQFLTFLREMSITEYVATDPQSSVLHVWDDFPLRVHIPDVVVGEVDFGAAMRFAMAYWDSVMGESYFVETTDPAQAQLQCRFDESISGVYGRVSLLQPGGGTLGSVPLEKLQVFILSTIGTEKFARTVSLHELGHTLGLYNHVACGGGEYLMFEGLAGDTLDRLDPINPNERQAVQCLRRLPTGTDMRRYAIAN is encoded by the coding sequence GTGCAGGACGCCCAGATCTCGTTCACCCCCGCGCAGCAGGGTCAACAGATCGCCTTGGGCGAACAGATGACCTTCGCGGTGGTGTTGAGCGAAGCGGACACGGCCGCGGTGAACTGGGAGCGCGGCGGCTTCACCGTCGGGCAGGCCCTCAGCTACGACTACGTCCCGGATCATCTGGGCCTCGACACCCTGCGGGTCTTCGCGCGGGCCGGCGACGTGGCGCGCAACTACTATTGGGTGATCACGGTCGGACCGGGCTCCACGACCCTGCCGCCGCCCGTGACCGGCATCAGCGCCGAGGCCGGACCCGAGGCCGGCGAGGTGCTGGTCTCGTGGGCGCGGGTCACGCCCACGACCTATCCGATCGACGAATACGTCGTGGCCGTGTCCTTCGACGGTCCCATCAGCGCGGCCAACTGGGATGCGGCGACGGAACTGGGCCGGGTGCCGTACCGGGCGGGTGCGGTGCGGCCCCAGGACGTCTACGGGGCCGCTGACGGGATGATCCCCGGCGCCGCGGTCTGGTTCGCCGTGCGGGCGGTCGACACTTTGGACCAGCTCTCGCCCATCGTCGGCAACGGATACACCGTGGTCACGACCGGATGGTGGCTGTCCGGAACGGTGCTCGACGACACCGACGCGGAACTGCCCGGGATCGTCGTCTCCCTCGTCGACCCCGTGCGCTCGACGAATACCGACCTGAACGGCCGCTTCCGGATCGGGCCGCTGCGGAGCATCGACCGGGTGGTGCTGCGCACGACGAGCTCGTCGGAGAACGGTTTCGGCTGGTACGACTACACGTCGGCCGAACTGGACAGTGTGAGCGGGCGCGACCTCGTGGTCCGGCTGATCAAGCGCCACGAACTCGACGACGCCTGCAACGGCTACAGCCAGCAGTTCCTGACCTTCCTGCGCGAAATGAGCATCACGGAGTACGTGGCGACCGATCCCCAGAGTTCGGTGCTCCATGTGTGGGACGACTTCCCCCTGCGGGTGCACATTCCGGACGTCGTGGTGGGCGAGGTCGATTTCGGCGCCGCCATGCGGTTCGCCATGGCCTACTGGGATTCGGTCATGGGGGAGAGCTACTTCGTCGAGACGACCGACCCGGCCCAGGCCCAGCTCCAGTGCCGGTTCGACGAGTCCATCAGCGGCGTGTACGGCCGCGTGAGCCTGCTGCAGCCCGGAGGCGGCACGCTGGGCTCGGTGCCTCTCGAGAAACTGCAGGTCTTCATCCTCTCGACCATCGGCACCGAGAAGTTCGCGCGCACGGTGAGTCTCCACGAACTCGGCCACACCCTGGGCCTGTACAACCATGTGGCCTGCGGGGGCGGGGAGTACCTCATGTTCGAGGGATTGGCCGGGGACACCCTGGATCGCCTCGATCCCATCAATCCGAACGAGCGCCAGGCCGTCCAGTGCCTGCGGCGGCTTCCCACCGGTACCGACATGCGTCGCTACGCCATCGCCAACTAG